One window from the genome of Osmerus eperlanus chromosome 1, fOsmEpe2.1, whole genome shotgun sequence encodes:
- the LOC134027318 gene encoding glycerol-3-phosphate dehydrogenase [NAD(+)], cytoplasmic-like: MAAPKKVCIIGSGNWGSAIAKIVGFNAGKNPKFDKTVSMWVFEELVNGRKLTEIINTDHENVKYLPGHKLPPNVLAVPELVDAVKGADILLFVVPHQFIQRICETIKDHIKKDAVGMSLIKGVDEGPEGLKLISEVIRGKLGISMTVLMGANIANEVADEKFCETTIGCKDKVNGPILKELMQTTNFRVTVVEEADVVEICGALKNIVAVGAGFCDGLGFGDNTKAAVIRLGLMEMIAFTRVFCTNGPVSPTTFLESCGIADLITTCYGGRNRKVGEAFAKTGKSIEELEKEMLNGQKLQGPATASEVHHILKIKNLVDKFPLFNAVYQICFNGHSVKEFITCLQNHPEHM, encoded by the exons ATGGCAGCACCAAAGAAAGTCTGTATAATCGGCTCTGGCAACTG GGGCTCTGCCATTGCCAAGATAGTGGGTTTCAATGCAGGCAAGAATCCCAAGTTTGACAAGACCGTGAGCATGTGGGTTTTTGAGGAGCTGGTGAACGGGCGGAAACTCACGGAGATCATTAACACAGACCACGAAAATGTCAAGTATCTTCCTGGACACAAGCTTCCCCCCAATGTG ctGGCTGTCCCAGAGCTGGTGGATGCAGTTAAAGGGGCCGACATCCTGCTCTTCGTAGTTCCACACCAGTTCATACAGAGAATATGTGAAACCATCAAAGATCACATCAAGAAGGATGCAGTGGGAATGTCTCTCATCAAG ggtgtggatgAGGGTCCCGAGGGACTGAAGCTGATCTCTGAGGTCATACGAGGAAAGCTTGGGATCAGCATGACGGTGCTCATGGGAGCTAACATCGCCAACGAGGTTGCAGACGAGAAGTTCTGTGAAACCACAATCG GATGTAAGGACAAGGTGAACGGGCccatcctgaaggagctgatgcAGACCACCAACTTCAGGGTTACtgtggtggaggaggcagaTGTGGTGGAGATCTGTGGAGCTCTCAAG AATATTGTGGCGGTGGGTGCAGGTTTCTGTGACGGTCTTGGTTTCGGTGACAACACCAAGGCAGCGGTGATCCGCCTGGGCCTGATGGAGATGATCGCCTTCACCCGGGTCTTCTGCACTAACGGGCCCGTCTCCCCGACAACATTCCTGGAGAGTTGTGGCATCGCTGACCTCATCACAACCTGCTACGGAGGACGCAACCGCAAGGTCGGCGAGGCGTTCGCTAAAACAGGAAAG tctattgaggagctggagaaggagatgcTGAATGGACAAAAGCTTCAGGGTCCAGCCACGGCATCAGAAGTCCACCATATTCTGAAAATCAAAAACCTAGTGGACAA gttCCCTCTGTTCAATGCTGTTTACCAGATCTGCTTCAATGGACACTCGGTGAAGGAGTTCATTACCTGTTTGCAGAACCACCCTGAGCACATGTAA